TTTTGCCGGATATACCGTATCTATAAGAGCAGTTTTTTCGCTTCCTTTTATCAAAAACGAATTATAGCTTGTTCCTTGAGGAAGAGGTATTAGTTTATCAAAAAGTCTTCTGTCCCAGTCTATTGCTCCGACTGCTATAACATCAGATTTTACGTATCTGACAGTCATTTTAGATCTCCTTTTCGAAAGACTCTTTGCCTACTCCACAAAGAGGGCAGACCCAATCTTCCGGTAAATCTTCGAAAGAAGTCCCGGCTTCTATTCCGCTGTCAGAATCGCCTATTGCAGGGTCGTAAACATAACCGCAAACTACACAAACATATTTATCCATTTATAATTCTCCTTTGTTTTTAATTTTAATTTTCTAAAATAATAAAATTTACTCAATTTATAGTAACAGAAAAAACATGTTTAAGATTCCTGCTTAACAAATTATTAAGAATCAATTAAAAAAATAATATTTTTTTTAATATAAGTTACAATAATTTTGTTGTGGTAAATGGAGTTTAAATTTATGAGCAATTATGATGTTTCTGTAATTCGACCTGCTGTAAAAGAAGAAGACATTAAATTTCGGGGAGAAGGCTTTTCAAAAGACCGTCTTAAAAAAATCAAAAATGCACTTTTAACTTTTCACAATCTGGAAACAATGGCGACAAACGTTTACAGGCATCA
This bacterium DNA region includes the following protein-coding sequences:
- a CDS encoding rubredoxin, which encodes MDKYVCVVCGYVYDPAIGDSDSGIEAGTSFEDLPEDWVCPLCGVGKESFEKEI